ATCGGCACGAATCCACGGTATCGCAGGGGGACTCCCGCGGTCAGGGGCGGCCCTTACCCCGCTTCGCGCTTCTGATACGCTCGACCGGGCCGTCGCGACGCTTCGCGGCGCATCTCGTACGGAGACCGACATGCCTGCCAGCCAGCCCCGCCCGGAACAGATCGAAGCCCTCGCGAAGAACCATCCCGAAGGCGATCTCTACATGCTGAACCTGCTGAAGTTCCGGGACGAGGCGGTCTACGCGGACGGTCGCGAGACGGATCTGACGGGACAGCAGGCGTACATGCTCTACGGCGCCGCGGTCCAGAAGATCATCGAGGGCTTCGGTGGCGGGCTGCTTTTCGGGGGCGCCGCGAACGAGCTGGTGATCGGCGACGGCGAGCTCGAGTGGGACTGGGTCGGGATCATGCGATACCCGAGCTTCGAGGCTTTCGCGAAGATGACCGCGAGCGAGGAATACCAGGCGATCCACGTCCACCGTGACGCCGGCCTCGAGCACCAGGTCCTGATCAACTGCCTGGATGCCGCGCAGTCGATCGCGCGACTGCAGGCGGCGAGCGCGTGAGCGGGGCGGCGGTCGACAGGGCCTTCCTCGAGCGCGCGGTCGAAGCGGCGGACCTGAACGCCCTGCGAACGGCGCTCTTCCAGACGACCGGCGACGATCGGCTCTCGGCCTTCGGTCCGGTCGCCGGGCTCGACGAGGCGGAGCAGGCACGCCTGCGCACGGTCTGTCTCGATCTCCTCGACGGCGATCGCAGCGGTTGGCAGAAGCGCGTGCCCGACGACGACGAGTTGCTCGCGCTGATGGACATGACCCTCGGTGTCCCGACGAAGCCGGGGCATTTCGAGATTCGCAAGCGGTGGCTCAACTTCGAGCCCTATCCCTTCTCGTTCGTGCCCGAGAGCGGGAAGCCCGAGGTTCCCGAGGGCTTCGAGGTCGCGATCATCGGCGCCGGGTTCAGCGGCGTAGCGATGGCGATCCAGCTCGACCAGCTCGGGATTCCGTACACGATCTTCGAGCGGCGCGACGAGCTCGGCGGGACCTGGAGCTTCAATCAGTATCCGGATATCCGCGTCGACACGATGACGCTGACCTATGAGCTCTGTCTCGAGAAGCCGCATCCCTGGAGCGAGTACTTCGCGCGGGGGGCGGAGGTCCGCTCGTACCTCGAGGAAGTCGCGGAACGACACGGGGTCACGCCGCGGGTGCGCCTCGGCCATGCGCTCGAGTCGGCGACCTTCGACGAAGCGACGTCGCGCTGGAAGCTCGACTTCTCCCTCGCCGACGGTTCCCGCTTCGAGCACGAGGCGAACGTCGTGGTCAGCGCCGCCGGTCTCTTCTCGACCCCGACGACGCCGGATCTGCCGGGCAAGGAGAGCTTCGAAGGCGAGATCCTCCACCCGACCCAGTGGACGAGCCAGCACAGCGCCGTCGGCAAGCGGGTCGCGGTCATCGGGAACGGCTCGACGGGTGTGCAGCTGCTCGCCCCGATCGCCGAGGACGCCGACCGGACCCTCGTTTTCCAGCGCACGCCGCAGTGGATCAGCCCGCGCCCGGGCTACGGAGAGCCCATCACGGACGAGAAACGCTGGCTCCTCGACCATCTTCCCGGCTATTGGAACTGGTACCGCTACAGCGCCATCATCGGTCTATTCACCTGGCACGAGGACTTCCTGATTCCCGATCCCGAATGGGAAGCGCAGGGTGGACACATCACGCAGAAGAGCCAGGAGCTCCAGGGGCTGCTGCTCGACTACATCAAGAGCCAGATCGGGGACCGACCCGACCTGCTCGAGAAGCTCGTGCCCGAT
The sequence above is drawn from the bacterium genome and encodes:
- a CDS encoding NAD(P)/FAD-dependent oxidoreductase, whose protein sequence is MSGAAVDRAFLERAVEAADLNALRTALFQTTGDDRLSAFGPVAGLDEAEQARLRTVCLDLLDGDRSGWQKRVPDDDELLALMDMTLGVPTKPGHFEIRKRWLNFEPYPFSFVPESGKPEVPEGFEVAIIGAGFSGVAMAIQLDQLGIPYTIFERRDELGGTWSFNQYPDIRVDTMTLTYELCLEKPHPWSEYFARGAEVRSYLEEVAERHGVTPRVRLGHALESATFDEATSRWKLDFSLADGSRFEHEANVVVSAAGLFSTPTTPDLPGKESFEGEILHPTQWTSQHSAVGKRVAVIGNGSTGVQLLAPIAEDADRTLVFQRTPQWISPRPGYGEPITDEKRWLLDHLPGYWNWYRYSAIIGLFTWHEDFLIPDPEWEAQGGHITQKSQELQGLLLDYIKSQIGDRPDLLEKLVPDHAPMVRRPVVDNGWYRALTRDDVELVTEGIARFTPTGVETEDGKHHEVDLVIVATGYAVDHYLWPAEYAGEGGQNLRDYWAPESPKAYLGLMVPHFPNLFIMYGPNSQPASGGVGLTAWMQVWSAYAAQCLCRMFEEGHSQVAVREEAFLDYNEKLDAEASGLAFLTDTGSVAKNYYVDASGHLLVNTPFEVADLYPMLKAPDPDEVEFR
- a CDS encoding DUF1330 domain-containing protein — protein: MPASQPRPEQIEALAKNHPEGDLYMLNLLKFRDEAVYADGRETDLTGQQAYMLYGAAVQKIIEGFGGGLLFGGAANELVIGDGELEWDWVGIMRYPSFEAFAKMTASEEYQAIHVHRDAGLEHQVLINCLDAAQSIARLQAASA